The genomic window ACTCCCAAGCGCTTCATACAAGTGAAAGAGAACTCAGACTAGCCAATGGTGAGTAGTTCTTTATTAATAAATCATTGTATCTTTATTTATTACTCTAATCGAGCAGTTCATTATCATATCTTAATTGTCTTGTTTTGATAGCACAATGGCAGATGCGTCCCCACAACCCATGGTCCTTCGGGTTGTCCAGCCAGATCAAGCAAGAAAGATTAAACTGAGTACACGACCAGCCTCTGTTGATGCATTGATAAGGATTATAAAAGAACAGTTGCAAATAGACTTAGATTTTAGTTTACAATATGAAGATCTAGACTTTGATGGAAAACTTACATCCCTCTCCGATATCGAAGAGTTGCCACTAAAGGCTGTTGTGCATATCTCTGTTGATGAAGATACCAGCTCTCTTGCATCCACTGAAATACTTTCAAGTCTGTCATCTCCAGAACGTCTTAGCAGATGGCCTTCAGGTCCTTTTCCAATTCCCCTATTTTCATTTGACGTCGAGCTTAAACTTAACGAATTtgagaaaaacaacaaacaccTGAAGTTGACTAGAGACTTAAAGCATGATATATTGGAAAAGCTTGCAGCTTCCATGTATGGCTTCAAGGCTTATCCAAGTGATAGAGACATCACAATGGCAGCTGAGGCTCTTGTGGCCAAGCATCCTTGCCTTCAGGAAGTAGGATCGGAAACTGGATGCAATGGATGGAAGAACAGCATCAAGTTTAAAATGGGCAACTACAGGACCAAGATGAGACGGGCTGGATGTCAGGAGGTCACTGTAAATGCTGGAAAAAGAAGTAGAGGAAATCCTGGCAAAGAACCTCCACACTCCAACATAAAAAGACCCAAACGAGCAGAGGTCAACTTTCTACCCAACTTTCCGCAAGGTGAAGATCCCTCAAGTCTTGAGCACTTGAGGCAGAAAATTGATGACGAAGTAAAGAAGACTGAGAAGAACCTACCCCTCATTAGAAAGATGATGCAGACCACGTTTGCCCTGCGGCGACAGAACATAGTGAATATGTATACAGGCCCACCAGTAAATGAGCTCATGGACCTTTGGCCTGCTCTCAAAATGGAGTCTGAGGTAATATGGATTACTCCTCTTTTTCCAGTTTTTCATTTGATGATAAAGTATGGCATATTCTGTGTAGTTTAAAGTGATAGTTGTGGTTCTTTCATATTGTGGCTATTAATGGACTCATCAGCTCCTTATGGAATGTATGGAGGAGCAAATAACAATTTGTGGGGAAGAAACTCACTTTTGAGTAATTTTGAACTGACTAATTGATATAGCTGTATTGTCCTTTTGCTCTGTTTTTTTTAGGTGTATGCAGAATTCCAACGGATTACAAACCAGAACCTGCCCAACACATTCTACACTGAGCTTGATCGCCATCTTCCTCGACTGATGACCTTATTCAGACAGAAGGCATCCAAGACTGGGAAGACGGCAGATGCTTTGGCTGAAATGTTCAAAGTCCATGATGCCCAGGTGAAGAGATTATACATTTCATAGATTGAAGCTCTAATGTTGTACATTTTAAATTATTCAAATTAGCTTTTCAGTTCTACAATTGGTCTACAGTCAATTGGCACTCACAATTCACATTGTTTTAGCTATTTGTGTGATTGCATTAAAGATGTGAACATGTGATGTGAATATTGTGGACATGTTCTGATTGGACGGTTTAAAAGCAGGTCAACATCTTCAACTTCTATTTTTATTGTTAAAGGAATTGCATGACA from Osmerus eperlanus chromosome 19, fOsmEpe2.1, whole genome shotgun sequence includes these protein-coding regions:
- the LOC134039601 gene encoding uncharacterized protein LOC134039601, giving the protein MYGFKAYPSDRDITMAAEALVAKHPCLQEVGSETGCNGWKNSIKFKMGNYRTKMRRAGCQEVTVNAGKRSRGNPGKEPPHSNIKRPKRAEVNFLPNFPQGEDPSSLEHLRQKIDDEVKKTEKNLPLIRKMMQTTFALRRQNIVNMYTGPPVNELMDLWPALKMESEVYAEFQRITNQNLPNTFYTELDRHLPRLMTLFRQKASKTGKTADALAEMFKVHDAQELHDIHTTRTTVLHALPVYLREEVSGFFRTCTEESVEPEFGGVALALLTVISDNDTSPVHYQPVKISVVIENDIVVSLPRLADAFLVMFGLIYALHLSYPMGLTNTFDFIQKILLGLEDGKLSPKLQTLKNDLLM